Proteins from a single region of Bradyrhizobium diazoefficiens:
- a CDS encoding amidohydrolase family protein has protein sequence MAHDAPQATGPTKLVIRNIGLILSGAMEKPILDGDTIVAENGKITAIGQFKDVNTDDATTIIEANGTTVVPGLIDSHVHPVAGDWTPRQNQIGWIDSNLHGGVTTMISAGEVHMPGRPRDVVGLKAMAIFAQRAFWNLRPGGVKVHAGAPVIECEMVEEDFKELAAAGVKLLGEVGLGGVKDGPTARRMVGWARKYGIQSTIHTGGPSIPGSGLIDKDVVLEADTDVVGHINGGHTALPDEQIRCICEGCKRGLELVHNGNERSALYTLRIAREMGDLHRVILGTDAPAGSGVQPLGILRMISMLSSLGDLPAEIAFCLATGNTARMRQLDCGLIEVGRSADFVILDKAQHSPGKNILDSVQLGDLPGIGMTIIDGIVRTQRSRNTPPAGRVPEVVGK, from the coding sequence ATGGCGCATGACGCCCCCCAGGCCACCGGACCCACGAAGCTCGTGATCCGCAATATCGGCCTGATCCTGTCCGGCGCGATGGAAAAGCCGATCCTGGACGGCGACACCATCGTCGCCGAGAACGGCAAGATCACCGCGATCGGCCAATTCAAGGACGTCAACACGGACGATGCCACTACCATCATCGAGGCCAACGGCACCACGGTGGTGCCCGGCCTGATCGACAGCCACGTCCACCCCGTTGCGGGTGACTGGACACCCCGCCAGAACCAGATCGGCTGGATCGACAGCAATCTGCATGGCGGCGTCACCACGATGATTTCTGCCGGCGAGGTTCACATGCCCGGCCGCCCGCGCGACGTCGTCGGACTGAAAGCCATGGCGATCTTCGCCCAGCGCGCATTCTGGAATTTGCGCCCCGGCGGCGTGAAGGTTCACGCCGGTGCGCCCGTGATCGAATGCGAGATGGTCGAGGAGGATTTCAAGGAGCTGGCCGCAGCCGGTGTCAAGCTGCTCGGCGAAGTCGGCCTCGGCGGCGTCAAGGACGGCCCCACCGCGCGAAGAATGGTCGGCTGGGCACGCAAATACGGCATCCAGAGCACGATCCACACTGGCGGTCCCTCGATCCCCGGCTCCGGCCTGATCGATAAGGACGTGGTGCTGGAGGCCGACACCGACGTGGTCGGCCACATCAATGGCGGCCACACTGCGCTCCCGGACGAGCAGATCCGCTGCATCTGCGAGGGCTGCAAGCGCGGCCTGGAGCTCGTGCACAACGGCAATGAGCGCTCGGCGCTCTACACGCTCCGCATCGCGCGTGAGATGGGTGACCTGCACCGCGTCATCCTCGGCACCGACGCGCCTGCCGGCTCCGGCGTGCAGCCGCTCGGCATCTTGCGCATGATCTCGATGCTGTCCTCGCTCGGCGATTTGCCGGCCGAAATCGCGTTCTGCCTTGCCACCGGCAACACGGCACGGATGCGGCAGCTCGATTGCGGCTTGATCGAGGTCGGCCGTTCCGCCGATTTCGTCATCCTGGACAAGGCACAGCACTCGCCCGGCAAGAACATTTTGGACAGCGTCCAGCTCGGCGACCTCCCCGGCATCGGCATGACCATCATCGACGGCATCGTGCGCACCCAACGCAGCCGCAACACGCCGCCGGCGGGGCGGGTGCCGGAAGTGGTGGGGAAGTAA
- a CDS encoding ABC transporter ATP-binding protein, translating into MKLTVDGLNSHYGPAHILFDIGFEVGEGEVVALLGRNGAGKSTTFRSIVGLVAQRSGRIMFEGKDVSVKPTHEIVRDGLGYVPEERRIFTDLTVEENLEVGRQPKRPNAPHWTREKLFTLFPNLGEMRSRPGGRMSGGEQQMLTIARTLMGNPSLVLLDEPSEGLSPKIVEQMVDAILTMKKEGVSIVVSEQNLHFARLISDRAYIIERGRICFGGTMAELDARPDIRDAHLSL; encoded by the coding sequence ATGAAACTGACGGTCGACGGCCTCAACAGTCACTATGGACCCGCCCACATTCTGTTCGATATCGGCTTCGAGGTCGGCGAGGGCGAGGTCGTGGCGCTTCTGGGGCGCAACGGCGCCGGCAAGTCGACGACGTTCCGCTCAATCGTCGGTCTCGTCGCGCAGCGTTCCGGCCGCATCATGTTCGAGGGCAAGGATGTTTCAGTGAAGCCAACGCATGAGATTGTGCGCGATGGGCTCGGCTATGTGCCGGAGGAGCGGCGCATCTTCACCGATCTAACGGTGGAGGAAAATCTGGAAGTCGGCCGCCAGCCGAAGCGTCCGAACGCGCCGCACTGGACCCGTGAAAAGCTGTTCACGCTGTTTCCCAATCTTGGCGAGATGCGCAGCCGTCCCGGCGGCCGGATGAGCGGCGGCGAGCAGCAGATGCTGACGATCGCGCGCACGCTGATGGGCAATCCATCGCTGGTGCTGCTGGACGAGCCCTCGGAAGGCCTGTCGCCGAAGATCGTGGAGCAGATGGTCGATGCCATCCTCACCATGAAGAAGGAAGGCGTCAGCATCGTCGTCTCCGAGCAGAATCTGCACTTTGCGCGGTTGATCTCCGATCGTGCCTATATCATAGAGCGTGGCCGCATCTGTTTCGGCGGCACCATGGCCGAGCTCGACGCGCGTCCGGATATCCGCGACGCGCATCTGTCGTTGTGA
- a CDS encoding ABC transporter permease, with protein MAFYVVQFLTGLASAASLFLVASGLSIIFGVTRIVNFAHGAFYMIGAYIAFTLTERFSGAFGFWGGVVVAALAVALIGVLVEMVLLRRIYHAPELFQLLATFGLTLMVEDLVVLIWGPDDLVGRRAPGFKGAVDFFGQNVPSYDLFLIVLGPAVLGILWLLFQRTRWGVLVRAATQDRDMVAALGVNQKWLFTSVFAVGVFLAALGGALQIPRDAVHHAMDLRIIVEVFVVVVIGGLGSIVGAFVAAVLVSELNAFGILIFPKISIILVFLVMAVVLIIRPWGLFGRPEAPARKTPGLTVNPWRPLTSNERLAALAALVLAATLPLFAGNYALTVGSEIAIFVIFAVSLHFLMSVGGLASFGHAAYFGLGAYGVAFLAKMAGLPMIVCLLLGPLLGCMGAAVFGFFAVQLSGVYFAMLTLAFAQIVWSIAFQWVSVTGGDNGILGVWPASWAASPSHFYWLALGVAALVTIALRIAVFSPFGYALRATRDSALRSEAIGINAKRMQWTAFVIAGTTAGIGGALFAYLKGSVFPDNLGISLSVDALVMVLLGGVETVSGGVIGAIVYKALNIWLVSQTDLSKLVLGGFIVLIVVVFPKGIVGMMEMLAQRRRKSSPPGSSLLAKPIESAE; from the coding sequence ATGGCCTTTTACGTCGTACAGTTTCTGACCGGTCTCGCCAGCGCAGCGTCGCTGTTCCTGGTGGCCTCGGGCCTGTCGATCATCTTTGGCGTGACGCGGATCGTGAATTTCGCGCACGGCGCCTTCTACATGATCGGCGCCTATATCGCCTTTACGCTGACGGAGCGCTTCTCCGGCGCGTTCGGCTTCTGGGGCGGAGTGGTCGTGGCGGCGCTGGCCGTGGCGCTGATCGGCGTCCTCGTCGAGATGGTCCTGCTCCGGCGCATCTATCACGCGCCGGAGCTGTTCCAATTGCTCGCCACCTTCGGCCTGACCCTAATGGTCGAGGATCTGGTGGTGCTGATCTGGGGGCCTGACGATCTCGTCGGCCGCCGCGCGCCGGGCTTCAAGGGCGCGGTCGATTTCTTCGGCCAGAACGTCCCGAGCTATGATCTGTTCCTGATCGTGCTCGGGCCCGCCGTGCTCGGCATTCTCTGGCTGCTGTTCCAGCGCACGCGCTGGGGCGTGCTGGTGCGCGCGGCGACGCAGGACCGCGACATGGTCGCAGCGCTCGGCGTCAATCAGAAATGGCTGTTCACCTCAGTGTTCGCGGTCGGCGTTTTCCTCGCCGCCCTCGGCGGCGCGCTCCAGATCCCGCGCGATGCCGTGCATCACGCGATGGATTTGCGTATCATCGTCGAGGTCTTCGTCGTCGTCGTGATCGGCGGCCTTGGAAGCATCGTCGGCGCCTTCGTCGCGGCGGTGTTGGTCTCGGAACTGAACGCCTTCGGCATCCTGATCTTCCCGAAGATTTCCATCATCCTGGTCTTCCTGGTGATGGCGGTGGTTTTGATCATCCGGCCCTGGGGCCTGTTCGGCAGGCCTGAAGCGCCGGCGCGCAAGACGCCGGGCCTGACCGTCAATCCCTGGCGGCCGCTGACGTCGAATGAGCGGCTGGCCGCACTTGCGGCGCTGGTGCTCGCGGCGACGCTGCCGTTGTTCGCTGGCAACTACGCGCTGACCGTCGGCTCGGAGATCGCGATCTTCGTGATCTTTGCGGTCAGTCTGCATTTCCTGATGTCGGTCGGCGGGCTCGCGTCGTTCGGCCATGCCGCCTATTTCGGGCTCGGCGCCTATGGCGTGGCCTTCCTCGCCAAGATGGCGGGGCTGCCGATGATCGTCTGCCTGTTGCTCGGACCGCTGCTCGGTTGTATGGGTGCCGCCGTGTTCGGCTTCTTCGCCGTGCAGCTCTCCGGCGTCTATTTCGCGATGCTCACGCTCGCCTTCGCGCAGATCGTCTGGTCGATCGCATTTCAGTGGGTGAGCGTCACAGGCGGCGACAACGGCATTCTGGGCGTCTGGCCGGCGAGCTGGGCAGCGAGCCCGTCGCATTTCTACTGGTTAGCGCTTGGCGTCGCCGCGCTGGTCACGATTGCGCTCCGGATCGCGGTGTTCTCGCCGTTCGGCTACGCGCTCCGCGCCACGCGCGACTCGGCGCTGCGCAGTGAGGCGATCGGCATCAACGCCAAGCGCATGCAGTGGACCGCGTTCGTGATCGCTGGCACGACGGCCGGCATCGGCGGCGCGTTGTTCGCCTATCTCAAAGGCAGCGTCTTCCCGGACAATCTCGGCATCTCGCTCTCGGTCGATGCGTTGGTCATGGTGCTGCTCGGCGGCGTCGAGACGGTGTCGGGCGGGGTGATTGGCGCGATCGTCTACAAGGCCCTCAACATCTGGCTGGTCAGCCAGACGGATCTGTCAAAACTCGTGCTCGGCGGCTTCATCGTGCTCATCGTCGTCGTGTTCCCCAAGGGCATCGTCGGTATGATGGAGATGCTGGCGCAGCGGCGCAGGAAATCATCGCCACCGGGATCCTCCCTGCTTGCCAAGCCGATCGAGTCCGCCGAATGA
- a CDS encoding ABC transporter ATP-binding protein, whose translation MSVAPPLLAVEGLTKSYGGIHAVRGVSFSLRSGEILALIGPNGAGKSTCFDMLNGQNRPDSGHVRLLGEETTAKKPREIWRMGVGRTFQITATFATMTVRENVQVALISHEKQLFNLFGSAPHFDCGEAGRLLELVGMSGYADRPCGELAYGDLKRLELAVALANEPKLLLMDEPTAGMAPRERVDLMRLTAQIAREKSIGVLFTEHDMDVVFEHADRIIVLNRGTLIAEGSPAEVRGNPQVQAVYLGEGLLYEAAHRGGASV comes from the coding sequence ATGAGCGTTGCACCCCCACTTCTCGCGGTCGAAGGCCTGACCAAATCCTACGGCGGCATCCATGCCGTGCGCGGCGTCTCGTTCTCGCTGCGATCAGGCGAAATTCTGGCGCTGATCGGCCCGAACGGCGCCGGCAAGAGCACCTGCTTCGATATGCTCAACGGCCAGAACCGGCCGGATTCCGGACACGTCCGTTTACTCGGCGAGGAGACGACGGCCAAGAAGCCGCGCGAGATCTGGCGCATGGGCGTGGGGCGCACTTTCCAGATCACCGCGACCTTCGCTACCATGACGGTGCGCGAGAACGTTCAGGTCGCGCTGATCTCGCATGAGAAGCAGCTGTTCAATCTCTTCGGCTCGGCGCCGCATTTCGATTGCGGCGAGGCGGGGCGGCTGCTCGAGCTGGTCGGGATGAGTGGCTACGCGGATCGGCCCTGCGGCGAGCTTGCCTATGGCGACCTCAAGCGGCTCGAGCTTGCTGTGGCGCTCGCCAACGAACCCAAATTGCTGCTGATGGACGAGCCGACCGCCGGCATGGCGCCGCGCGAGCGCGTCGACCTGATGCGGCTCACGGCTCAAATCGCGCGCGAAAAGTCGATCGGCGTGCTCTTCACCGAGCACGACATGGACGTTGTGTTCGAGCATGCCGACCGCATCATCGTGCTCAACCGGGGCACGTTGATCGCCGAGGGCTCACCGGCCGAGGTGCGCGGCAATCCGCAGGTGCAGGCGGTCTATCTCGGCGAGGGCCTGCTTTACGAGGCCGCGCATCGCGGGGGAGCCTCGGTATGA
- a CDS encoding ABC transporter substrate-binding protein: protein MRARNYVVGAAFALLTGGMGHSALAQDIKIGEINSYSLLPSFTEPYRKGWQLAVEQINAAGGINGKKLVVISKDDGGKPADAQTAANELVSSEGVAMLTGTFLSNIGLAVSDFANQKKVFFLAAEPLTDAVTWSKGNKYTFRLRPSNYMQAAMLVEAASKLPAKRWATIAPNYEYGQSAVAVFKKLMSEKRPDIQWVDEQWPPQGKIDAGPVVQAVAQANPEAILNVTFGPDLVKLVREGNTRGLFKGREVVSFLTGEPEYLDPLKDETPEGWIVTGYPWYSIKTPEHDAFLKAYQAKYNDYPRLGSIVGYQTIKAAAAIIAKAGSTDTDKMIAAAEGISMPSPFGEITFRKIDHQSTLGAFVGKTAQKDGKGVMVDATYKKGSDYLPSDAEVAKLRPKD from the coding sequence ATGCGAGCAAGAAATTACGTCGTCGGCGCGGCCTTTGCGCTTCTGACTGGCGGCATGGGCCATTCGGCCCTGGCGCAGGACATCAAGATCGGCGAGATCAACAGCTACTCGCTGCTGCCGTCGTTCACCGAACCGTATCGCAAAGGCTGGCAGCTCGCTGTCGAACAGATCAACGCGGCCGGCGGCATCAACGGCAAGAAGCTCGTCGTCATCTCCAAGGACGACGGCGGCAAGCCGGCCGATGCGCAGACCGCGGCCAACGAGCTCGTCTCCAGCGAAGGCGTGGCGATGCTGACGGGTACGTTCCTGTCCAACATCGGCCTCGCGGTCAGCGACTTCGCCAACCAGAAGAAGGTGTTTTTCCTGGCGGCCGAGCCGCTGACCGACGCCGTGACCTGGTCGAAGGGCAACAAGTACACCTTCCGCCTGCGTCCCTCCAACTACATGCAGGCCGCGATGCTGGTGGAAGCTGCCAGCAAGCTGCCGGCAAAACGCTGGGCGACGATCGCGCCGAACTACGAATACGGCCAGTCGGCGGTGGCAGTGTTCAAGAAGCTGATGTCGGAGAAGCGCCCTGATATCCAGTGGGTCGATGAGCAATGGCCGCCGCAGGGCAAGATCGACGCGGGCCCGGTGGTGCAGGCGGTGGCGCAGGCTAATCCTGAAGCGATCCTCAACGTCACCTTCGGCCCGGACCTCGTCAAGCTCGTGCGCGAAGGGAACACCCGCGGCTTGTTCAAGGGACGCGAGGTCGTGTCCTTCCTGACCGGCGAGCCCGAATACCTCGATCCGCTGAAGGACGAGACGCCCGAGGGTTGGATCGTCACCGGCTATCCCTGGTACTCAATCAAGACGCCGGAGCACGACGCCTTCCTGAAGGCCTATCAGGCCAAGTACAACGACTATCCGCGCCTTGGCTCGATCGTTGGCTACCAGACCATCAAGGCGGCGGCGGCGATCATCGCCAAGGCTGGCTCGACCGACACCGACAAGATGATCGCTGCGGCTGAAGGCATTTCCATGCCGTCTCCGTTCGGCGAGATCACCTTCCGCAAGATCGATCATCAGTCGACGCTCGGTGCCTTCGTCGGCAAGACCGCGCAGAAGGACGGCAAGGGCGTGATGGTGGACGCGACGTACAAGAAGGGGTCCGACTATCTGCCCAGCGATGCCGAAGTCGCAAAGCTGCGGCCGAAGGATTGA
- a CDS encoding CBS domain-containing protein, which translates to MQVHEIMTPSVHIADPNMTIREASRWMRADHVGALPVGENDRLISMVIDRDIVTRAVAEERSPGSTSVREVMSEGVCYCFEDDDVEGASQVMATHQVRRLPVLNRQKRLVGVVAVADISRADDECAQDALKDISAPADRERH; encoded by the coding sequence ATGCAAGTTCACGAGATCATGACACCATCGGTCCACATCGCCGATCCCAATATGACCATCCGGGAAGCCTCTCGCTGGATGCGTGCCGATCATGTCGGAGCGCTGCCGGTGGGCGAGAATGATCGCCTTATCAGCATGGTTATCGACAGGGACATCGTCACGCGTGCGGTCGCCGAGGAGCGATCGCCGGGCAGCACGTCAGTGCGCGAGGTGATGTCCGAGGGCGTCTGCTATTGCTTCGAGGACGACGACGTGGAAGGCGCCTCGCAGGTAATGGCGACGCACCAGGTCCGGCGTCTTCCGGTGCTCAACCGGCAGAAGCGCCTGGTCGGCGTGGTCGCTGTGGCAGACATCAGCAGGGCGGACGATGAATGCGCGCAGGACGCGTTGAAAGACATCTCCGCGCCCGCAGATCGGGAGCGGCACTGA
- a CDS encoding MarR family transcriptional regulator, producing the protein MARSVAAKKNIKPAKPPYVLDEQVGFILRQVWQRHSAIFSREIGTNLTPTQWAALSKLAETGPCSQNQLGRLTAMDVATIKGVIDRLSVRGLTETSQDPEDGRRLLVSLTRAGQQLAEKLAPNALAITRETLAPLDAREREMLMGLLNKLR; encoded by the coding sequence ATGGCGAGAAGCGTTGCGGCCAAGAAGAACATCAAACCGGCAAAACCGCCTTATGTGCTCGACGAGCAGGTCGGATTCATCCTGCGCCAGGTCTGGCAGCGCCACAGCGCAATCTTCTCCCGCGAGATCGGCACCAATCTGACGCCGACGCAATGGGCGGCGCTGTCAAAGCTCGCCGAGACCGGACCGTGCTCGCAGAACCAGCTCGGGCGGTTGACGGCGATGGATGTCGCGACCATCAAGGGCGTGATCGACAGACTTTCGGTTCGCGGCCTGACCGAGACCAGCCAGGATCCCGAGGACGGGCGACGCCTGCTGGTGAGCCTGACGCGCGCCGGTCAGCAGCTTGCGGAGAAGCTCGCGCCGAACGCGCTGGCGATCACCCGCGAGACTCTCGCGCCGCTCGACGCCAGGGAGCGCGAGATGCTGATGGGGTTGTTGAACAAGCTGCGGTGA
- a CDS encoding DUF2267 domain-containing protein, which translates to MSSSAIPVFDKTAQTTHLWLNEIGEEIGLDDQQSWRVTAAVLRAIRDRLPVELAAHLGSQLPLLVRGAYYDQFRPSTMPRRVRSLDEFLLLIAEELKFGRPVDTKDAARAVFNVLSRHLTAGQIGKVREALPEEVRAIWSMEPGNPDERDMSH; encoded by the coding sequence ATGAGTTCCAGTGCCATTCCAGTATTCGACAAGACAGCACAGACGACCCATCTCTGGCTCAATGAAATCGGCGAAGAAATCGGTCTGGATGATCAGCAATCGTGGCGCGTGACGGCCGCTGTGCTGCGCGCAATACGTGATCGCCTGCCGGTCGAGCTTGCCGCGCATCTGGGATCACAGCTGCCGCTGCTGGTCCGTGGCGCGTACTATGATCAGTTCCGGCCGTCGACGATGCCTAGGCGGGTACGTTCGCTGGACGAATTTCTTCTGCTCATCGCGGAGGAACTGAAGTTTGGGCGCCCGGTCGATACGAAGGATGCCGCGCGCGCGGTGTTCAATGTTCTCTCCCGGCATTTGACTGCGGGCCAGATCGGCAAGGTCCGGGAAGCTTTGCCGGAGGAGGTGAGGGCGATCTGGAGCATGGAACCCGGTAACCCGGACGAGAGGGATATGTCGCACTAG
- a CDS encoding DUF763 domain-containing protein, with the protein MTRRTGSAELPLHTGRVPSWLASRMASLGAIVTQAIVHHYGRDAFMQRLSHPFWFQSFGAVMGMDWHSSGVTTSVIGALKRGLGPLQDELGIYVCGGRGQHSRKTPDELLQLGNRVGFDGAKLTRASRLVAKVDSAAVQDGFDLYLHGFFVTNDSKWTVVQQGMNGDKRQARRYHWHSEALKSFVDAPHSAIDGPQQGEIVNLTDHRAEVSRIAQLELLSSLGPDRILTEFERLTGTAPEPAQAMLPHLIMPAHHDVRPKDVFARRLHGTLAAAAERGPVDFPELLLTPGVGARTVRSLAMVAEVVHGAPYRFKDPARFSLAHGGKDRHPYPVPIKVYDETIRVLKGAIHHAKLGREEEMQAIKRLDDQARRLERTTQGPSVEAYIAGERAASTDLDGRSVFGWERDLAPTKKRTG; encoded by the coding sequence ATGACTCGACGTACCGGCAGCGCCGAACTTCCTCTGCACACCGGCCGGGTTCCATCCTGGCTCGCGAGCCGCATGGCTTCGCTGGGCGCAATCGTCACACAGGCGATCGTGCACCATTACGGCCGCGATGCGTTCATGCAGCGCTTGTCGCATCCGTTCTGGTTCCAGTCGTTCGGCGCCGTGATGGGAATGGACTGGCACTCCTCCGGCGTCACGACGTCCGTGATTGGCGCGCTGAAGCGCGGGCTCGGCCCGCTCCAGGACGAGCTCGGCATCTATGTCTGCGGCGGCCGCGGCCAGCACTCGCGCAAGACGCCGGACGAGCTGTTACAGCTCGGCAACCGCGTCGGCTTCGACGGCGCAAAGCTGACCCGCGCAAGCCGCTTGGTCGCCAAGGTCGACAGCGCTGCCGTGCAGGACGGCTTCGATCTTTATCTCCATGGCTTCTTCGTCACGAACGACAGCAAGTGGACCGTCGTGCAGCAAGGCATGAACGGCGACAAGCGGCAGGCCCGGCGCTATCACTGGCATTCCGAAGCACTGAAGAGTTTTGTCGACGCGCCACACAGCGCGATCGACGGCCCGCAGCAAGGAGAGATCGTCAATCTCACCGACCACCGCGCCGAGGTCTCGCGTATCGCGCAGCTCGAGCTGTTAAGTAGTCTCGGGCCCGATCGCATCCTTACCGAATTCGAGCGGCTCACCGGGACCGCGCCCGAACCCGCGCAAGCCATGCTGCCGCATCTGATCATGCCGGCGCATCACGACGTCCGGCCGAAGGACGTGTTTGCACGCCGCTTGCACGGTACGCTGGCTGCTGCCGCCGAGCGCGGGCCGGTCGACTTTCCCGAGCTGTTGCTCACGCCCGGCGTCGGTGCACGGACAGTCCGTTCGCTCGCAATGGTCGCCGAGGTCGTGCACGGCGCGCCCTATCGCTTCAAAGATCCCGCACGCTTCTCACTGGCCCACGGCGGCAAGGACCGGCATCCCTACCCTGTCCCGATCAAGGTCTATGACGAGACCATCCGCGTCCTGAAGGGTGCGATCCATCACGCAAAACTCGGGCGCGAGGAGGAGATGCAGGCCATCAAGCGCCTCGACGATCAGGCACGGCGGTTGGAGCGGACCACCCAAGGCCCCTCGGTGGAGGCCTACATCGCGGGCGAACGTGCCGCATCAACGGATCTCGATGGCCGCTCCGTGTTCGGCTGGGAGCGCGATCTTGCGCCGACAAAAAAGCGGACCGGCTGA
- a CDS encoding amino acid synthesis family protein yields MSAIIRKIVTVVEETQMEMGRQVSPPTRRAAAIAVIENPFAGQYVEDLSPLIAIGEELGELLSKRAVAALGIDGAKAQSYGKAAAVGENGELEHAAAILHPKMGAPVRKVLSKGAALIPSSKKRSGPGTPLDIPLGHKDAAFVRSHFDGMEVQINDAPRANEIMVAVAVTDSGRPLPRVGGLTVAEIKGEDGLR; encoded by the coding sequence ATGAGCGCGATCATCCGCAAGATCGTCACCGTCGTCGAAGAGACGCAGATGGAGATGGGCCGCCAGGTCTCGCCGCCGACCCGGCGCGCCGCGGCGATCGCGGTGATCGAAAATCCTTTTGCGGGACAATATGTCGAGGATCTCTCGCCGCTGATCGCGATCGGCGAGGAGCTCGGTGAGCTCCTGTCGAAGCGCGCAGTGGCGGCGCTCGGCATCGACGGCGCGAAGGCGCAGAGCTACGGCAAGGCTGCCGCCGTCGGCGAGAATGGTGAGCTGGAGCATGCCGCCGCCATCCTGCACCCGAAGATGGGCGCGCCGGTGCGGAAAGTTTTGAGCAAGGGCGCGGCACTGATCCCGTCGTCGAAGAAGCGTAGCGGGCCCGGCACGCCGTTGGACATTCCCCTCGGGCACAAGGACGCGGCCTTCGTGCGCAGCCATTTCGACGGCATGGAAGTGCAGATCAACGATGCGCCGCGCGCCAATGAGATCATGGTCGCGGTCGCCGTGACCGACAGCGGCCGTCCGCTGCCGCGCGTCGGCGGGCTGACAGTCGCGGAGATCAAGGGCGAAGACGGACTGCGTTAA
- a CDS encoding ferredoxin--NADP reductase, which translates to MSNFNQESVLSVHHWTDTLFSFKTTRSPTFRFRNGEFTMIGLKVGEKPLLRAYSVASANYEDTLEFFSIKVPDGPLTSRLQHLKQGDEIIVSRKATGTLVIDNLEEGRNLYLIGTGTGLAPFLSVIKDPETYERFEKIVLLHGCRHVKELAYGEMITETLPKDELIGEYIREQLIYYPTVTRDPFRNRGRITDLITSGKLFADIGLPELEAAHDRVMICGSPALVADTRTLLGERGLIEGNHGEPAQFVVEKAFAER; encoded by the coding sequence ATGAGCAATTTCAATCAGGAAAGCGTTTTGAGCGTCCACCACTGGACCGACACGCTGTTCTCCTTCAAGACCACCCGCAGCCCGACCTTCCGTTTCCGCAACGGCGAATTCACCATGATTGGGCTCAAGGTCGGCGAGAAGCCGCTGCTGCGGGCCTACAGCGTCGCCAGCGCCAACTACGAGGACACGCTGGAATTCTTCTCGATCAAGGTGCCGGACGGTCCGCTGACCTCGCGGCTTCAGCACCTGAAGCAAGGCGACGAGATCATCGTCAGCCGCAAGGCCACCGGCACGCTCGTCATCGACAATCTGGAAGAGGGCCGCAACCTCTATCTGATCGGCACCGGCACAGGCCTCGCGCCGTTCCTGAGCGTGATCAAGGACCCCGAGACCTATGAGCGCTTCGAGAAGATCGTGCTGCTGCACGGCTGCCGGCACGTCAAGGAGCTCGCCTATGGCGAGATGATCACCGAGACGCTCCCGAAGGACGAGCTGATCGGCGAGTACATCCGGGAGCAGCTGATCTACTACCCGACCGTGACGCGCGATCCCTTCCGCAACCGCGGCCGCATCACCGACCTCATCACGTCAGGGAAGCTGTTTGCCGATATCGGCCTGCCGGAGCTGGAAGCAGCCCACGACCGCGTCATGATCTGCGGCAGCCCGGCGCTGGTGGCGGATACCCGCACGCTGCTGGGCGAGCGCGGCCTCATTGAGGGCAATCACGGCGAGCCGGCTCAGTTCGTGGTCGAAAAGGCTTTCGCCGAGCGCTAG